In one window of Mytilus trossulus isolate FHL-02 chromosome 7, PNRI_Mtr1.1.1.hap1, whole genome shotgun sequence DNA:
- the LOC134727257 gene encoding uncharacterized protein LOC134727257 has protein sequence MASTSSLPDENINIDRLQKFLDEDMPITQIAQDFNVCTKTIYRRMKSFGITRIPFSDINDDDLVDIVIEIKQNHPNDGEALLDGHLKARTPPIKIQRWRLRAAIHFVDSAGVQARRTVTIKRRQYSVPCPHYLWHIDGNHKLIKWKMVIHGGIDGFTRLVVFMNISNNNKATTVHRGFIAATEQFNWPIRLRTDFGGENELIWQAILDKRGPRSALVGSSVHNQPIEQLWGIINDRVTLPFKVLFDSMARDGLLNTDNDTDIMCLHWVFLPLIQANLTREVLALNKRKISTEHQRSPCQLEIQFMHLKAAYENKPIEQHEGVVCSYQDPDDLARPLQHVRCDEFERFPAELREELCALGTALEIRDGRRLYLEVVSTIEKYLLRT, from the exons ATGGCCTCAACAAGTAGCCTGCCTGacgaaaacataaatatagacaGGCTACAAAAGTTTTTAGATGAAGATATGCCAATCACGCAGATTGCACAAGACTTCAATGTGTGTACAAAAACAATCTACAGACGAATGAAGAGTTTTGGAATAACGAGAATACCATTCTCTGATATCAATGATGACGATCTGGTAGATATTGTGATAGAGATCAAACAAAATCACCCAAACGATGGCGAGGCTCTGTTGGATGGTCACCTCAAGGCCCGTACCCCTCCTATCAAGATCCAGCGCTGGAGACTAAGAGCTGCTATTCATTTTGTTGATAGTGCCGGGGTTCAGGCTCGGCGGACGGTTACAATTAAACGTCGCCAGTACTCTGTGCCATGTCCACATTATCTGTGGCACATTGATGGAAATCATAAGTTGATAAAGTGGAAAATGGTAATCCATGGAG GTATTGATGGGTTTACCAGACTAGTGGTGTTCATGAATATATCCAATAATAACAAAGCCACAACTGTTCACAGAGGGTTTATTGCTGCTACCGAGCAGTTCAACTGGCCAATTCGATTAAGGACAGACTTTGGAGGAGAAAACGAGCTAATTTGGCAGGCTATTCTTGATAAGCGTGGACCTCGTTCAGCATTAGTAGGTAGTTCTGTCCACAACCAGCCGATTGAACAATTATGGGGCATTATAAATGACAGGGTGACATTGCCATTCAAGGTACTCTTTGATTCAATGGCTAGAGATGGTTTACTGAATACAGACAATGATACGGACATTATGTGCCTTCACTGGGTATTTCTACCCTTAATACAGGCCAACCTTACAAGGGAAGTGTTGGCACTTAACAAGCGGAAGATTTCAACAGAACATCAGCGATCACCTTGCCAGCTCGAAATTCAGTTTATGCACCTCAAAGCAGCTTATGAAAACAAGCCCATCGAGCAACATGAAGGTGTGGTCTGCTCATACCAAGATCCTGATGACTTGGCTCGCCCATTACAACATGTTAGGTGTGACGAGTTTGAACGATTCCCAGCAGAACTCCGTGAGGAACTCTGTGCACTAGGCACAGCTTTAGAAATAAGAGATGGACGTCGGTTGTATTTAGAAGTCGTGTCAACTATTGAAAAGTATTTGCTTCGTACATAA